Proteins encoded in a region of the Pieris brassicae chromosome 3, ilPieBrab1.1, whole genome shotgun sequence genome:
- the LOC123707369 gene encoding phosphatidylinositol-glycan biosynthesis class W protein-like, protein MNSHEYKLYHESLMKNNNGSNAVHTFFCIFFTVQCTLLCSIQEKKLLPLQYLYEYIVIVIPLILAHTLLAEYIYHFNIIIMIVLLYNIINLNIPKMLDLLNNSNRISRKRLHTITSLRGLTYLITAVAILAVDFKHFPRYLAKTEKYGYSLMDTGVGLFVLMSGLVHRDFQNDNLLKICKNNFKFISILLLLGIGRFVSIKQINYHEHVTEYGVHWNFFFTLAFCKLISTIFLLALNKPLLLSIITICIHEILLYNSLEEWVFNGSLRLTLIDANREGISSNLGYVCLYLFAVHIKKLLLKENKNPLKKLVSYAIASVFLAYLVNLFRPTSRTLANAGYILFLISVLLVILSILLFFEICLENNKVFQSPLIVSAINENGLIYFLICNISTGLVNLMFQTLLLSAGYTIVILNIYMVSTIFVTVLLNKLDIKL, encoded by the coding sequence ATGAACTCTCACGAGTATAAACTATACCATGAATCGCTGATGAAAAATAACAATGGTTCTAATGCAGTCCATACGTTCTTTTGCATTTTCTTTACAGTTCAGTGTACTTTATTGTGTTCCATTCAAGAAAAGAAACTGTTGCCTTTGCAATATCTCTatgaatatattgtaatagttATTCCTTTAATTTTAGCACATACTCTGCTGGcagaatatatttatcattttaacattatcataATGATAGTGttactttacaatattataaacctAAACATTCCTAAAATGCTagatcttttaaataattctaatagaATATCTAGAAAAAGATTACATACTATAACATCTTTGAGGGGgttaacatatttaataactgCTGTAGCTATATTAGCAGTGGATTTCAAACATTTCCCACGCTATTTAGCAAAAACTGAAAAGTATGGCTATAGTTTGATGGACACAGGAGTtggtttatttgttttaatgagTGGCCTGGTACATAGAGATTTtcaaaatgataatttattaaaaatttgtaaaaataacttcaaatttatttcaatacttttattgctTGGTATTGGAAGGTTTGtgtcaataaaacaaattaattaccaTGAGCATGTGACAGAGTATGGTGTTCATTGGAACTTCTTTTTCACTCTAGCCTTTTGTAAACTTATTTCAACCATTTTCCTTTTAGCattaaataaacctttgtTATTgagtattattacaatttgtattCATGAAATCTTATTGTATAACAGCTTGGAAGAATGGGTATTCAATGGTTCCCTTCGTTTAACACTCATAGATGCTAATCGTGAAGGAATTTCATCTAACCTGGGCTAtgtctgtttatatttatttgcagttcatataaaaaagttgttgctcaaagaaaataaaaaccctttaaaaaaattggtcaGCTATGCCATAGCCTCAGTTTTTCTAGCATATCTTGTCAATTTATTCAGACCAACATCAAGAACTTTAGCTAATGCAGGTTacatcttatttttaatatctgtatTGTTAGTCATTCTatctattttgttattttttgaaatatgtctagaaaataataaagtttttcagtCACCGCTTATTGTGTCAGCTATAAACGAGAATGGTTTAATTTACtttctaatatgtaatatatcaaCGGGGCtagtaaatttaatgtttcaaACATTATTGTTGTCAGCTGGCTAtactattgttatattaaatatttatatggtatctacaatatttgttacagttttattgaataaattggACATTAAACTATAG
- the LOC123707752 gene encoding uncharacterized protein LOC123707752 — protein sequence MQWSILFGLMLIGVACASEEEDNVPDAGVEEDGEELQFDREESRNLRPRAYNTPVAYPNTLPSGFRPTPSLAELAGYQRAQEQQEYVVPTRPQQVYIEEQRQPIRTPHRKPQDQRPAKFQQSLEEEEELEEKEEPDRLSTLLQQSKFDCGTRKTGYYADEELNCEVFHYCQDNVKHSWICPDGFTFHQVHLICMPPNHDNICQRSSKYHFVNEYLYKPINEEEVQRKPNSPLRYSERYYPSEVYNDDRYEREDEEEETDPNRQQAAQIQERPHQRQQFQPQVFRSAEEVNIPLVQRRPQRPYDFEQ from the exons ATGCA GTGGAGTATTTTATTTGGATTGATGCTTATCGGCGTCGCATGCGCATCAGAAGAAGAAGACAATGTTCCTGATGCTGGCGTTGAAGAGGACGGTGAAGAATTACAATTTGATCGCgag GAGTCCCGAAATTTAAGGCCGAGAGCATACAACACACCCGTGGCCTACCCTAACACGCTGCCTAGTGGTTTTCGACCCACGCCATCTCTTGCTGAGCTTGCGGGCTACCAGCGTGCGCAGGAGCAGCAGGAGTATGTAGTTCCCACCAGACCTCAGCAAGTCTACATTGAAGAGCAACGACAACCTATTAGGACACCTCACAGGAAG CCTCAAGACCAACGTCCAGCTAAGTTCCAACAATCTCtggaagaagaagaagaattaGAAGAAAAGGAAGAACCAGACCGCCTTTCAACTCTCTTACAACAATCAAAGTTTGATTGTGGCACTCGGAAGACTGGATACTATGCAGATGAGGAGCTGAATTGCGAAGTGTTCCACTACTGCCAGGATAATGTTAAACACTCCTGGATTTGCCCAGATGGATTCACTTTCCATCaa GTTCACCTAATTTGTATGCCACCAAACCACGACAATATCTGTCAAAGGTCGTCCAAGTACCACTTTGTCAATGAATATCTTTACAAGCCTATCAACGAAGAGGAAGTCCAAAGGAAACCTAACTCTCCTCTACGTTACTCCGAGAGGTACTACCCTTCTGAGGTCTATAATGATGACAGATATGAAAGGGAGGATGAAGAAGAG GAAACAGACCCTAACAGACAGCAAGCTGCACAAATCCAAGAAAGACCACATCAGAGACAGCAATTCCAACCCCAGGTCTTCAGATCAGCTGAAGAAGTCAATATACCTTTAGTCCAAAGACGTCCACAACGTCCTTATGACTTTGAACAGTAA
- the LOC123707370 gene encoding uncharacterized protein LOC123707370, translating to MYLRRSSVLKYLLALCLGGVLYSEWFVYKIQPLFWKNLKCESEQSCTKILFIADPQIQGELAVPPPLSYLFNWDSDRYLKSTFSIVENYFRPDVLVYLGDLMDEGSISTRAQFHGYVKRLSEIFDSHYPVAQVWIPGDNDIGGENEPIKHDKIKEFSTVYSQPNVIVFQNISFYKVNTITYSVPQPLDDDLNFKFAISHYPVIERTAYAKQVINSIHPDIFFCAHEHKSKYVKFKRDYASKETHLLSYNDPVLSISFDDDWLYEIYVPTCSYRMGTSKIGFGAAVVEKDNQQLKYTVFWSSARFPYLFIYLFILVILIGYTLLCCFIRILSKFSNIVKTEDKQFLLQRT from the exons ATGTATTTACGACGAAG tTCTGTTCTAAAGTATCTACTAGCGTTATGTCTTGGAGGTGTTTTGTACAGTGAATGGTTTGTCTACAAGATACAGCCCCTTTTTTGGAAAAATTTGAAGTGTGAATCAGAGCAATCATGcaccaaaatattatttatcgcAGATCCACAAATACAGGGAGAGTTAGCTGTACCACCCCCACTTAGCTATCTTTTCAACTGGGATAGTGATAG ATATTTAAAGTCTACATTTTCAATCGTTGAAAACTATTTTCGTCCGGATGTTCTTGTTTACCTTGGAGATCTAATGGATGAAGGGAGTATTTCAACAAGGGCCCAGTTCCATGGCTATGTTAAAAGATTATCAGAAATCTTTGATTCACATTACCCTGTTGCG CAAGTCTGGATACCAGGAGACAATGATATTGGAGGGGAAAATGAGCCAATAAAAcatgataaaattaaagaatttagtACAGTGTATTCACAACCAAATGTTATtgtatttcaaaacatttcattttacaAAGTTAACACAATCACATACTCTGTACCACAGCCTCTTGATGAtgatttaaactttaaatttgcTATCTCCCACTATCCAGTAATTGAAAGAACAGCATATGCTAAACAG GTTATCAATTCTATACACCctgacatatttttttgtgctCATGAgcataaatcaaaatatgtaaaatttaaaagggATTATGCATCAAAGGAGACACATTTACTTAGTTACAATGATCCAGTTTTGTCTATATCCTTTGATGACGATTGGCTTTATGAAATCTATGTACCAACATGCTCATATAGAATGGGGACAAGCAAGATTGGATTTGGTGCTGCTGTAGTTG aaaagGATAACCAGCAACTTAAGTACACTGTCTTCTGGTCTTCTGCTAGATTtccctatttatttatttatttattcattcttGTTATTCTCATTGGATATACCTTATTATGCtgttttataagaatattatcaAAGTTCTCCAATATAGTAAAAACTGAAGATAAACAGTTTTTACTACAGCGCACTTAG